Proteins found in one Seonamhaeicola sp. S2-3 genomic segment:
- a CDS encoding transposase → MSGKRLQRHYKDHLSDFKQWEHKSHAKQWLVFPENLGSYLSIDETALSKGELYTIITNKKAKGKKGALVGIFHGTKVEPIIEQLLKIPAKKRAKVKEITLDMANSMKTISTKCFPKAIQVTDRFHVQKLAIEALQDLRIKYRWEALDQENEQIKLSRAADKEFKPVTFSNGDSSKQLLARSRYLLYKSPDKWTPNQKERGQILFNEYPELKKAYGLVQGLRNIFNQAIDIKVAYTKLAHWYKDVEESGFKSFQTVANSITLNYRSVLNYFINRSTNASAESFNAKVKAFRSQFRGVRNTEYFLYRLIKLYS, encoded by the coding sequence ATGTCCGGAAAAAGGCTTCAAAGACATTATAAGGATCACTTAAGTGATTTTAAGCAATGGGAGCATAAGAGTCATGCTAAACAGTGGCTTGTTTTCCCTGAAAACTTAGGTTCTTATTTATCCATTGATGAGACAGCGCTGTCCAAGGGAGAGCTCTATACCATCATTACCAATAAGAAGGCCAAAGGAAAGAAAGGGGCTTTAGTTGGGATATTCCACGGAACTAAAGTGGAGCCTATTATCGAACAACTCTTGAAGATCCCAGCAAAAAAGCGTGCTAAAGTGAAAGAGATTACCTTAGACATGGCTAACTCTATGAAAACAATCTCCACTAAATGTTTCCCGAAAGCCATCCAAGTAACAGACAGGTTCCATGTACAGAAGCTGGCAATAGAGGCGCTCCAAGATCTTCGTATCAAATACCGATGGGAAGCTTTGGATCAAGAAAATGAACAGATAAAGCTATCTAGAGCTGCCGACAAAGAATTTAAACCTGTAACTTTTTCTAATGGTGATAGCTCAAAACAACTCCTGGCCAGGAGTAGATATCTACTGTATAAATCCCCAGATAAATGGACTCCAAATCAGAAAGAGAGGGGACAGATATTGTTTAATGAATACCCAGAATTAAAGAAAGCTTATGGACTTGTTCAAGGCTTGAGGAATATTTTTAACCAAGCCATAGATATTAAAGTAGCTTACACCAAACTAGCCCACTGGTACAAAGATGTAGAGGAGTCAGGATTTAAGAGCTTCCAAACGGTAGCCAATAGTATTACTTTAAATTACCGCTCTGTACTCAACTATTTTATAAACAGAAGTACTAATGCTTCAGCTGAATCCTTTAATGCCAAAGTAAAGGCTTTTAGATCTCAATTTAGGGGAGTCAGGAATACGGAATACTTCTTATATCGCTTGATTAAATTATATTCTTAA
- a CDS encoding transposase → MSGKRLQRHYKDHLSDFKQWEHKSHAKQWLVFPENLGSYLSIDETALSKGELYTIITNKKAKGKKGALVGIFHGTKVEPIIEQLLKIPAKKRAKVKEITLDMANSMKTISTKCFPKAIQVTDRFHVQKLAIEALQDLRIKYRWEALDQENEQIKLSRAADKEFKPVTFSNGDSSKQLLARSRYLLYKSPDKWTPNQKERGQILFNEYPELKKAYGLVQGLRNIFNQAIDIKVAYTKLAHWYKDVEESGFKSFQTVANSITLNYRSVLNYFINRSTNASAESFNAKVKAFRSQFRGVRNTEYFLYRLIKLYS, encoded by the coding sequence ATGTCCGGAAAAAGGCTTCAAAGACATTATAAGGATCACTTAAGTGATTTTAAGCAATGGGAGCATAAGAGTCATGCTAAACAGTGGCTTGTTTTCCCTGAAAACTTAGGTTCTTATTTATCCATTGATGAGACAGCGCTGTCCAAGGGAGAGCTCTATACCATCATTACCAATAAGAAGGCCAAAGGAAAGAAAGGGGCTTTAGTTGGGATATTCCACGGAACTAAAGTGGAGCCTATTATCGAACAACTCTTGAAGATCCCAGCAAAAAAGCGTGCTAAAGTGAAAGAGATCACCTTAGACATGGCTAACTCTATGAAAACGATCTCCACTAAATGTTTCCCGAAAGCCATCCAAGTAACAGACAGGTTCCATGTACAGAAGCTGGCAATAGAGGCGCTCCAAGATCTTCGTATCAAATACCGATGGGAAGCTTTGGATCAAGAAAATGAACAGATAAAGCTATCTAGAGCTGCCGACAAAGAATTTAAACCTGTAACTTTTTCTAATGGTGATAGCTCAAAACAACTCCTGGCCAGGAGTAGATATCTACTGTATAAATCCCCAGATAAATGGACTCCAAATCAGAAAGAGAGGGGACAGATATTGTTTAATGAATACCCAGAATTAAAGAAAGCTTATGGACTTGTTCAAGGCTTGAGGAATATTTTTAACCAAGCCATAGATATTAAAGTAGCTTACACCAAACTAGCCCACTGGTACAAAGATGTAGAGGAGTCAGGATTTAAGAGCTTCCAAACGGTAGCCAATAGTATTACTTTAAATTACCGCTCTGTACTCAACTATTTTATAAACAGAAGTACTAATGCTTCAGCTGAATCCTTTAATGCCAAAGTAAAGGCTTTTAGATCTCAATTTAGGGGAGTCAGGAATACGGAATACTTCTTATATCGCTTGATTAAATTATATTCTTAA
- a CDS encoding AraC family transcriptional regulator — protein MKLHLLDRSSISNSSFTTKVNEYPYFLKIWHYHPELELVVILKSEGTCFVGDSVEKFEVGDVVLIGKDLPHMWLNDEDYFKEDSNKSAKAIAIHFKQDYLGDTFFKTPEMTHLSKLFERAKFGIKFLNVSKNLILEIQNMMKLKGFYKTITFLTILDKLANHNQTKQLASEGFVKSFKSSKSDTQDKVQAYIFKNFNKNISLDEAANIAHMNTSAFSRYFKRVNRKTFSRYVTEIRIGYACKLLIENKFNISAICYESGFKNISNFNRQFKLIMNCTPSDYLKNYRIKTSSI, from the coding sequence ATGAAACTCCATCTTTTAGATAGAAGCAGTATTAGCAATAGTTCATTTACCACTAAAGTAAATGAATATCCTTATTTTCTAAAGATTTGGCATTATCACCCAGAATTAGAGTTGGTTGTTATTCTTAAAAGTGAAGGTACCTGCTTTGTGGGTGATAGTGTTGAAAAATTTGAGGTTGGTGATGTGGTACTTATTGGTAAAGATTTACCACATATGTGGTTGAATGATGAAGATTATTTTAAAGAAGATTCTAATAAATCTGCTAAAGCCATTGCTATTCATTTTAAACAAGATTATTTAGGTGACACTTTTTTTAAAACGCCCGAAATGACCCATCTATCAAAGCTTTTTGAGAGGGCTAAGTTTGGGATTAAGTTTTTAAATGTTAGTAAAAATCTTATTTTGGAAATTCAAAATATGATGAAACTAAAGGGGTTCTATAAAACTATAACTTTTTTAACTATTCTTGATAAGTTAGCCAATCATAATCAAACCAAACAATTAGCAAGCGAGGGGTTTGTTAAATCTTTTAAATCTTCAAAAAGTGATACCCAAGATAAAGTACAGGCTTATATATTTAAAAATTTTAATAAAAATATAAGTTTAGATGAAGCAGCTAATATTGCGCATATGAATACATCGGCTTTTAGTCGTTATTTCAAACGCGTAAATAGAAAAACGTTTTCTCGATATGTAACAGAAATTCGTATAGGTTATGCCTGCAAATTACTTATAGAAAATAAGTTTAATATTTCAGCTATTTGTTATGAGTCTGGTTTTAAAAATATTTCAAATTTTAACAGACAGTTTAAGCTTATTATGAATTGCACGCCCTCTGATTATCTTAAGAATTATAGAATTAAAACATCGTCAATTTAA
- a CDS encoding (Fe-S)-binding protein, giving the protein MKVGLFIPCYINQLYPQVGIATLELLEKLKVNVSYPSGQTCCGQPMANSGYEYESVGACNNFVENFKDFDYIVTPSGSCAYHVKKHYNIIPQTDDVTKVRNNVYELCDFILNVLKVKNLGASFPHKVGVHKSCHGLRGLRLGSCSELAIDSYSYIEELLSEVKGLELMPVKRSDECCGFGGTFAVTEEAVSVKMGKDKVQDHLESGVEVITATDTSCLMHLEGLINRNKKPLKVLHVAEILNSQM; this is encoded by the coding sequence ATGAAAGTAGGTTTATTTATTCCTTGCTACATAAATCAATTATACCCACAAGTTGGTATAGCAACCTTAGAACTATTAGAAAAACTTAAAGTAAACGTTTCCTATCCATCAGGTCAAACCTGTTGTGGTCAACCTATGGCAAATTCAGGTTACGAATATGAATCTGTTGGCGCCTGCAATAATTTTGTAGAAAACTTTAAAGATTTTGATTATATCGTAACACCTTCCGGAAGTTGCGCTTATCATGTTAAAAAGCACTACAATATCATTCCGCAAACAGACGATGTTACTAAAGTACGTAATAATGTATATGAATTATGCGATTTCATTTTAAACGTATTAAAAGTTAAAAACCTAGGGGCTTCATTTCCACATAAAGTAGGTGTGCATAAAAGTTGTCACGGTTTACGAGGCTTGCGTTTGGGGTCTTGCTCAGAATTGGCAATAGACTCATATTCTTATATTGAAGAATTATTAAGTGAAGTAAAAGGACTCGAATTAATGCCTGTAAAAAGAAGCGATGAATGCTGTGGCTTTGGCGGAACTTTCGCAGTAACTGAAGAAGCTGTTTCGGTAAAAATGGGAAAAGATAAAGTACAAGACCATTTAGAAAGTGGGGTAGAAGTAATTACCGCTACAGACACCTCTTGTTTAATGCATTTAGAAGGTTTAATTAATCGAAACAAAAAACCATTAAAGGTTTTACACGTAGCCGAAATATTAAATAGCCAAATGTAA
- a CDS encoding LutB/LldF family L-lactate oxidation iron-sulfur protein: MSHAKLASIFNKDEKRVDWHDKALWFVRHKRDKAAHTVKGWEDLRNLGHGIKAHMLTNIDKYLIQFEENAKKNGVEVHWAANGEEHNKIIHSILKENNAKKVVKSKSMLTEECHLNPYLQKEGIEVIDTDLGERIVQLAKEPPSHIVLPAIHKNRFEVDELFQEHLGTKPANGDPQYLTNEARKHLRKKFIEADVAITGVNFAIAETGEFVVCTNEGNADMGAHLAPVHIACMGIEKIIPKREHLGVFLRLLARSATGQPVTTYSSHFKKPSKGKKMHIVIVDNGRSEQLSRPDFRASLHCIRCGACMNTCPIYRRSGGHSYDYTIPGPIGSILSPGKDLKKYSTLPFASTLCGSCSDVCPVKIDIHTQLYKWRQIITKETPQPFIKKQSMKVMGKIFSKPSQFETVGKVARWSLRNLPKSIINSKPNAWGKARDLPKGPKQSFDEWYNNRDNNKKD, translated from the coding sequence ATGAGTCACGCAAAATTAGCATCCATATTTAATAAAGACGAAAAACGTGTAGATTGGCACGATAAAGCGTTGTGGTTTGTAAGACATAAAAGAGACAAAGCTGCACACACCGTAAAAGGATGGGAAGATTTAAGAAATTTAGGTCATGGTATAAAAGCGCATATGCTTACCAATATTGATAAATATCTCATTCAATTTGAAGAAAATGCCAAAAAAAATGGTGTAGAAGTACATTGGGCGGCCAATGGAGAAGAACACAATAAAATTATACATAGCATATTAAAAGAAAACAATGCTAAAAAGGTAGTAAAGAGTAAATCCATGCTTACCGAAGAATGTCATTTAAATCCCTATTTACAAAAAGAAGGGATTGAAGTAATTGATACTGATTTGGGTGAAAGAATAGTACAATTAGCCAAAGAACCACCTAGTCATATTGTGCTTCCAGCAATTCATAAAAATAGATTTGAAGTTGATGAATTGTTTCAAGAACATTTAGGAACAAAACCTGCCAATGGAGACCCACAATATTTAACCAATGAAGCGCGTAAACATTTAAGAAAGAAATTTATAGAAGCAGATGTAGCTATTACAGGTGTAAATTTTGCTATTGCAGAAACAGGTGAATTTGTAGTTTGTACTAACGAGGGTAATGCCGATATGGGAGCGCATTTAGCACCAGTACACATAGCCTGCATGGGTATTGAAAAAATCATTCCAAAACGCGAACATTTAGGAGTGTTTTTACGTTTGTTAGCAAGAAGTGCTACAGGGCAACCCGTAACCACCTATTCGTCGCATTTTAAAAAGCCAAGTAAAGGTAAGAAAATGCATATTGTTATTGTAGATAATGGGCGTTCAGAGCAATTAAGCAGACCAGATTTTAGAGCATCATTACATTGTATTCGTTGTGGCGCTTGTATGAACACCTGTCCTATTTACAGGCGTAGCGGTGGGCATAGTTATGATTATACCATTCCAGGACCCATCGGTTCTATTTTGTCTCCAGGAAAAGATTTGAAAAAATACAGTACCTTACCGTTTGCTTCCACCTTGTGTGGCTCATGTTCAGATGTCTGTCCGGTTAAAATTGATATTCATACCCAATTATATAAGTGGAGACAAATAATAACCAAAGAAACACCACAGCCTTTTATTAAAAAGCAATCTATGAAGGTCATGGGGAAAATATTCTCAAAACCATCACAATTTGAAACCGTTGGAAAAGTAGCGAGGTGGTCTTTACGAAATTTACCAAAATCTATAATAAACTCTAAACCTAATGCTTGGGGAAAAGCTAGAGATTTACCAAAAGGCCCTAAACAAAGTTTTGATGAATGGTATAATAACAGAGATAACAACAAAAAAGACTAA
- a CDS encoding LUD domain-containing protein encodes MGSREAILEKIKSNKPEHLSLPQIDAGIFNEGLDIIKEFTKKVEIVGGNVLQASSNEDVINQIKSIIPNTAINYSALENTQDFNTLDLATVKNPKDLEDLDILILESSLGVAENGAVWVSDTELPIRVLPFITKHLVLVLSSKDIVPYMHQAYEKTQDQSSGFGVFISGPSKTADIEQSLVIGAHGALSLTIFLR; translated from the coding sequence ATGGGAAGTAGAGAAGCCATACTAGAAAAAATAAAGTCTAACAAACCAGAACATTTAAGTTTACCTCAAATTGATGCAGGTATTTTTAATGAAGGTTTAGATATAATAAAAGAATTTACTAAAAAAGTAGAAATTGTTGGCGGTAATGTTTTACAGGCAAGTTCTAATGAAGATGTTATAAATCAAATAAAATCTATTATTCCAAATACTGCTATAAACTATTCTGCTTTAGAAAATACACAGGATTTTAACACCCTAGATTTAGCTACTGTTAAAAATCCAAAAGACCTTGAGGATTTAGATATTCTAATTTTAGAAAGTAGTCTTGGTGTTGCAGAAAACGGAGCTGTTTGGGTATCTGATACCGAGTTGCCTATTAGAGTGCTTCCTTTTATTACAAAACATTTGGTTTTAGTGCTTTCTTCTAAAGATATTGTGCCTTATATGCACCAAGCCTATGAAAAAACACAAGACCAATCTTCTGGTTTTGGAGTTTTTATCTCTGGGCCTTCAAAAACAGCAGATATAGAACAATCATTAGTTATTGGAGCGCATGGGGCATTGAGTTTAACCATATTTTTAAGATAA
- a CDS encoding pyruvate carboxylase, whose product MKIKKVLVANRGEIAIRIFRACTEINVKTVGIYTYEDRYSLHRYKADESYQIGEDNEPLKPYLDIDAIVKIAVENNVDAIHPGYGFLSENADFAQKCEDNGIIFVGPKVSVLKSLGDKITAKEVAIANNIPIIKSNEKPLKDIETALSEAEKIGYPIMLKAASGGGGRGMRVIRKEDELRSAFGESKREALKAFGDDTVFIEKFVENPKHIEIQVVADNFGNTVHLFERDCSVQRRYQKVIEFAPSYGLLDETKQDLYNYAIKICKAVNYNNIGTVEFLVDDDNSIYFIEVNPRIQVEHTVTEVITNIDLVKTQLFIAGGYKLSDTQIKISSQESIQISGYALQCRITTEDPQNDFKPDYGTVSVYRSASGFGIRLDAGSIYQGVKISPFFDSMLVKVTAHGRTLDGACRKIRRALAEFRIRGVKTNMPFLDNILKHPTFRKGEVTVNFIKSQPDLFVFKAPKNRATKLITYLGDVIVNGNADVKKLDPNKTFVQPVVPKFDANAPYPKGTKDLLTELGPEKFSEWLINEKQVHFTDTTMRDAHQSLLATRMRTYDMLKVAEGYAKKHPEIFSMEVWGGATFDVCLRFLQENPWERLRLLRKAMPNLLLQMLIRGSNAVGYKAYPDNLIGEFVEQSWENGVDVFRIFDSLNWMKSIAPCIEHVRTRTQGLAEGSICYTNDILNPNNKKYNLKYYINLAKEIENAGAHILGVKDMAGLLKPYAAYELISALKSELKIPVHLHTHDTSSIQSATYIKAIEAGVDVVDVALAGMSGLTSQPNFNSVVEMLKYQDRASSINIDSLNEYSNYWQAVRTYYYPFESGLKAGTGDVYKHEIPGGQYSNLKPQAEALGLADRFHEITKMYGEVNKLFGDIVKVTPSSKVVGDMAQYLVSNNLTIQDVLEKGDDISFPQSVIDFFKGDLGQPVGGFPEKLQKIILKDEIPYTDRPNAHMPPMDLEEEFKNFKNIFEYDLSRKIDYTDFLSYQLYPKVFTEAFNKHLKYDNLMNLPTKNFFYGMDVGEEIIVELDKGKTLLVTLDSIGSPNEDGIVTIYFKVNGQGRSVEIRDTSVKVDKVEHTKIDKSDENQIGAPLQGMLSTILVEQGEKVKKNQPLFIIEAMKMETTITAHADATVKQIVLKPGIMVNSDDLVIILK is encoded by the coding sequence ATGAAAATTAAAAAGGTACTTGTTGCCAATAGGGGCGAAATAGCAATCAGGATTTTTAGAGCATGTACAGAAATTAACGTAAAAACGGTTGGTATTTACACTTATGAAGACCGTTATTCTCTGCATCGATATAAAGCAGATGAATCCTATCAAATTGGTGAAGACAATGAACCTTTAAAACCTTATTTAGATATTGATGCTATTGTAAAAATAGCAGTAGAAAATAATGTAGATGCCATACATCCAGGGTATGGTTTTCTTTCAGAAAATGCCGATTTTGCTCAAAAATGTGAGGATAACGGAATTATTTTTGTTGGCCCCAAAGTATCGGTACTAAAATCTTTAGGAGATAAAATAACAGCAAAAGAGGTTGCCATTGCTAATAATATACCCATTATAAAAAGTAATGAAAAACCTTTAAAAGATATAGAAACAGCTCTTTCAGAAGCTGAAAAAATAGGTTACCCCATTATGCTAAAAGCAGCTTCAGGTGGCGGTGGTAGAGGCATGCGGGTCATTAGAAAAGAAGACGAATTACGCAGTGCTTTTGGTGAAAGTAAACGCGAAGCTTTAAAGGCTTTTGGTGATGATACCGTTTTTATAGAAAAATTTGTTGAAAACCCTAAGCACATTGAAATTCAGGTAGTAGCCGATAATTTTGGAAATACCGTTCATTTATTTGAACGCGACTGCTCCGTTCAAAGGCGTTACCAAAAAGTTATTGAGTTTGCTCCCTCTTATGGGCTATTAGATGAAACCAAACAAGATTTATATAACTACGCTATTAAAATTTGTAAAGCCGTTAATTATAACAATATTGGAACGGTTGAATTTTTAGTAGATGATGATAATTCTATCTATTTTATTGAAGTAAACCCAAGAATACAAGTAGAACATACTGTTACAGAAGTTATTACTAATATTGATTTGGTAAAAACGCAATTGTTTATTGCAGGAGGTTATAAACTCTCAGACACCCAAATTAAAATTTCAAGTCAGGAATCAATACAAATTAGCGGATACGCTCTTCAATGTAGAATAACAACCGAAGACCCACAAAACGATTTCAAACCAGACTACGGTACCGTTTCAGTATACCGCAGTGCTTCGGGTTTTGGTATTAGACTCGATGCAGGAAGCATTTATCAAGGTGTGAAAATTTCACCATTTTTTGATTCTATGTTAGTGAAAGTTACTGCCCACGGTAGAACTCTAGATGGTGCCTGTAGAAAAATTAGAAGAGCTTTAGCAGAATTTAGAATTAGAGGGGTGAAAACCAACATGCCTTTCCTTGATAACATATTAAAACATCCCACGTTTAGAAAAGGAGAGGTTACGGTTAACTTTATTAAATCTCAACCCGATTTATTTGTATTTAAAGCTCCTAAAAACAGAGCTACAAAATTAATAACTTATTTAGGAGACGTTATAGTTAACGGTAATGCCGATGTAAAAAAACTTGACCCCAATAAAACATTTGTTCAGCCTGTTGTGCCAAAGTTTGATGCTAATGCACCATACCCAAAAGGTACAAAAGATTTACTAACCGAATTAGGTCCCGAGAAATTTTCAGAATGGTTAATAAATGAAAAGCAAGTTCATTTTACTGATACCACCATGAGAGACGCTCACCAAAGTTTACTCGCTACGCGCATGCGTACTTACGATATGTTGAAGGTAGCCGAAGGTTATGCAAAAAAACATCCAGAAATATTCAGTATGGAGGTTTGGGGAGGTGCAACTTTTGATGTGTGCTTACGGTTTTTGCAAGAAAACCCATGGGAAAGACTTAGGCTTTTAAGAAAAGCAATGCCTAATCTATTGTTACAAATGTTAATTAGAGGGTCTAATGCAGTAGGTTATAAGGCATATCCTGATAATTTAATAGGAGAATTTGTTGAACAATCTTGGGAAAATGGCGTTGATGTTTTTAGAATTTTTGATTCTTTAAATTGGATGAAATCTATAGCACCTTGTATAGAACATGTTAGAACACGTACCCAAGGTTTAGCAGAGGGTTCAATTTGCTATACAAATGATATTTTAAATCCTAACAATAAAAAGTATAATCTTAAGTATTATATTAATCTAGCCAAGGAAATAGAAAATGCAGGAGCTCACATTTTAGGTGTTAAAGATATGGCTGGTTTATTAAAACCATATGCGGCTTATGAGCTTATTTCAGCGTTAAAATCAGAATTAAAAATCCCAGTGCATTTACATACACATGATACGTCTTCAATTCAATCAGCAACTTATATAAAAGCAATTGAAGCAGGGGTTGATGTAGTAGATGTTGCCCTTGCAGGTATGTCTGGTTTAACATCGCAACCAAACTTTAATTCAGTAGTAGAAATGCTCAAATATCAAGACAGAGCAAGTTCTATAAATATTGATTCATTAAACGAATATTCAAATTACTGGCAAGCTGTAAGAACGTATTATTATCCTTTCGAATCTGGTTTAAAAGCTGGTACAGGCGATGTTTATAAACATGAAATTCCAGGTGGGCAATATTCTAATTTAAAACCTCAAGCCGAAGCTTTAGGATTAGCAGATAGGTTTCATGAAATTACAAAAATGTACGGTGAGGTCAATAAATTATTTGGCGATATTGTAAAGGTAACTCCTAGCTCTAAAGTGGTTGGTGATATGGCTCAGTATTTGGTTAGTAATAATTTAACCATTCAAGATGTACTTGAAAAAGGAGATGATATATCGTTTCCTCAATCTGTAATAGACTTTTTTAAAGGAGATTTAGGACAGCCTGTTGGTGGTTTTCCTGAAAAACTTCAAAAAATAATTCTTAAAGACGAAATACCTTATACAGATAGACCCAATGCACATATGCCTCCAATGGATCTTGAAGAAGAATTTAAAAACTTTAAAAATATATTTGAGTACGACTTAAGTAGAAAAATTGATTACACAGATTTTCTGTCATATCAATTGTATCCCAAAGTTTTTACAGAGGCTTTTAATAAGCATTTAAAATATGATAACCTCATGAATTTGCCAACAAAAAATTTCTTTTATGGCATGGATGTAGGTGAAGAAATTATTGTAGAACTAGATAAAGGAAAAACCCTTTTAGTTACATTAGATTCTATAGGAAGCCCCAATGAAGACGGTATTGTAACTATTTATTTTAAAGTAAATGGTCAAGGGAGAAGTGTTGAAATTAGAGATACTTCCGTTAAGGTTGATAAAGTAGAACATACTAAAATTGATAAAAGTGATGAAAATCAAATAGGGGCACCACTTCAAGGAATGTTATCTACTATTTTGGTTGAACAAGGTGAAAAAGTAAAAAAGAATCAACCTTTATTTATAATTGAAGCCATGAAAATGGAAACAACCATTACAGCCCATGCCGATGCTACGGTTAAACAAATAGTACTTAAACCTGGCATTATGGTAAATTCTGATGACTTAGTAATTATTTTAAAATAA